A DNA window from Plasmodium vinckei vinckei genome assembly, chromosome: PVVCY_02 contains the following coding sequences:
- a CDS encoding DNA mismatch repair protein PMS1, putative, which produces MKIKTIGDESIHNICSSQVIFTLSNVVKELVENSIDAGATEIKVKLVDNGIKLIEVSDNGNGIKKINFENVCARHATSKISEFDDIHNVLDTLGFRGEALNSLCMLSDLYISTKHDEFEHGYLLKFDKFGKLLHEEPIARLRGTTVSCENIFKNIPIRKKDLIKNIKSQLSDLLSLMQQYAIIYYEIKFMIFNIVTQKGSTKNMNMLITNGSDDIKKNFYSIFGKKNIGNLIDLNIKNENWLVKGYISDSNSGRRDKDLQFYYMNSRPIHIIKNVNKIINTIYREFNSRLYPIIICNIISDAKNIDINVTPDKREVFFTFENELCEQIKTELIKLLTPKTTNLVDTQIDDYFFKKNNQAIKNDEVINEHSTNTECPDIENEDACYTSTDYKQVVKNEENDNIFRTEINENEDTENFDFNEERQKIYINKMNNQKENNYDDIKENYINNNVKIKKEFEKSYEDELDKLNEYPSEMKILVKEEPVEYYEYQYEEYPNFSDENILHNSNNVSSNRKEEDATSFEDKELSDYSSVGKYKVDAKEDTFSKYGLNKTRIKKSGSKSGSKSGSKSDAIKTEVEEKNNESEEERKELGNGEIVYEYKLDDADDNDGSGGDDNGRDESGHDEQAKRNEVKKEVINENEYSFENLKENIKNSCIKNIPININTYINREDMKEGFDYDQIHLINLTNSEKVRNAIFKKIKEVEKVNDYLCLTDEKEENKYNNIFNTNLNIQKSCNNSSSTVSGNGEEEDINFDNIDEQQKDLYFKSNLFNKLKICGQFNKGFIISKIDLLYFKNELEEDGAEEDENSEHKNNYALFIIDQHAADEKSNFEKYNKIFTMKSQKLINKIELELSPSQIHIIEKNFVIFLRNGFEIEIAEEPINKKRKINKDEDEENDMPYEESLVEIKVYLLSLPVFNGKILEVVDFMSLLYHLSNHPIIFDKGIDDSFLKDKNKLTDNTGTWFNYNFPRPQKVWRILASKACRNAVMVGKPLNISEMITIKKKLSVLQNPWNCPHGRPTIKYIINNIEVQKCYTNYYLKLYEEIANLRITKNYEGYKHIFHDHIFFLIMSTKPMLGPVLKFQ; this is translated from the exons ATGAAGATTAAAACCATTGGTGATGAGTCAATTCACAACATTTGTAGTAGTCAAGTAATATTTACTTTAAGTAATGTTGTGAAAGAGTTAGTAGAAAATTCTATCGATGCAGGTGCTACggaaataaaagtaaaattaGTTGACAATGggataaaattaatagagGTTAGCGATAATGGaaatggaataaaaaaaataaattttgaaaatgtatGTGCAAGACATGCAACTTCAAAAATTTCAGAATTTGATGATATACATAATGTATTGGATACTCTTGGATTTCGAGGGGAAGCATTAAATTCATTATGTATGTTAAgtgatttatatattagtaCAAAGCATGATGAATTTGAGCATggttatttattaaaatttgataAGTTTGGAAAATTACTTCATGAAGAGCCAATTGCTAGATTACGAGGAACTACAGTAAGTTGtgaaaacatatttaaaaatattccaataagaaaaaaagatttaataaaaaatataaaaagtcaATTAAGTGATCTCTTAAGTTTAATGCAACAATAtgctataatatattatgaaataaaatttatgatttttaatattgttaCGCAAAAAGGGtcaacaaaaaatatgaacatgCTCATAACAAATGGTAgtgatgatataaaaaaaaatttttattcaatttttggtaaaaaaaatattggaaATTTGAttgatttaaatattaagaaTGAAAATTGGCTAGTCAAAGGATATATAAGTGATAGTAATAGTGGAAGAAGAGATAAAGActtacaattttattacatgAATAGTAGAcctatacatataataaaaaatgttaataaaataattaatactATATATAGAGAATTTAATAGTAGGCTTTATccaattattatatgtaacATAATATCTGAtgctaaaaatatagatattaATGTGACTCCTGATAAAAGGgaagttttttttacttttgaAAATGAACTATgtgaacaaataaaaactgaattaattaaattactAACTCCAAAAACAACAAATCTTGTTGATACACAAATTgatgattatttttttaaaaaaaacaatcaagctataaaaaatgatgaagtAATAAATGAACATTCTACAAACACAGAATGTCCAGACATTGAAAATGAGGATGCATGTTATACTAGCACAGATTATAAACAAGTTGTAAAAAacgaagaaaatgataacatatttagaacagaaataaatgaaaatgaggatactgaaaattttgattttaatgaagaaagacaaaaaatatatattaataaaatgaacaaTCAAAAAGAGAATAATTATGAcgatataaaagaaaattatattaacaataatgtaaaaataaaaaaagaatttgaaaaatcaTATGAAGATGAACTTGATAAACTTAATGAATATCCATCAGAAATGAAAATCCTTGTGAAAGAAGAACCAGTAGAATATTATGAGTATCAATATGAAGAATATCCAAATTTTagtgatgaaaatattttacataattcaaataatgtAAGTTCAAATCGAAAAGAAGAAGATGCCACATCTTTTGAAGATAAAGAGTTAAGTGATTATTCGAGTGtaggaaaatataaagtaGATGCAAAGGAAGATACATTTAGTAAATATGggttaaataaaacaagaATCAAAAAATCGGGTTCAAAATCGGGTTCAAAATCGGGTTCAAAATCAGATGCAATAAAAACGGAAGtggaagaaaaaaacaatgaaaGTGAAGAGGAAAGGAAAGAGCTTGGAAATGGAGAAATCGTTTATGAGTACAAACTAGATGATGCGGATGATAACGATGGGAGTGGTGGAGATGACAATGGTAGAGATGAAAGTGGGCATGATGAACAGGCAAAAAGGAATgaagtaaaaaaagaagttATCAATGAAAATGAGTATTCctttgaaaatttaaaagaaaatataaaaaatagttgcatcaaaaatattcctataaatattaatacatatattaatagaGAAGATATGAAAGAAGGATTTGACTATGACCAAATTCATTTGATAAACTTAACAAACAGTGAGAAGGTGCGAAAtgcaatttttaaaaaaataaaagaagttgaaaaagtaaatgattatttatgtttaacagatgaaaaagaagaaaataaatataacaatatatttaacaccaatttgaatatacaaaaaagtTGTAACAATAGTAGTAGCACAGTTAGTGGTAATGGGGAAGAGGAGGATATAAATTTCGATAACATTGATGAGCAACAAAaagatttatattttaaatctaatttgtttaataagttaaaaatatgtggaCAATTTAATAAGGGatttataatatcaaaaatagacctgctttattttaaaaacgAATTAGAAGAAGATGGAGCAGAAGAAGATGAAAATTCTGAAcataaaaacaattatgctttatttattatagaTCAGCATGCAGCTGATGAGAAGTCAAACTTTGAAAAGtacaacaaaatatttactatGAAGTCTCAAaagttaataaataaaattgaattaGAGTTAAGTCCATCTCAGATTCATATTATTGAAAAgaattttgtaatttttttgaggAATGGATTTGAAATAGAAATTGCTGAAGAGccaattaataaaaaaagaaaaataaataaagatgaggatgaagaaaatgatatgCCATATGAAGAAAGTTTAGTGGAAATAaaagtttatttattatcactACCTGTCTTTAATGGTAAAATTTTAGAGGTAGTTGATTTTATGTCCCTTTTATATCACCTAAGCAATCATCCTATAATATTTGATAAAGGGATTGatgattcatttttaaaagataaaaacaAACTGACTGATAATACGGGGACGTGGTTTAACTACAATTTCCCTCGCCCTCAAAAGGTCTGGAGAATCTTAGCATCAAA GGCGTGTCGAAATGCGGTTATGGTTGGGAAACCACTAAACATTTCAGAGATGAtaacaattaaaaaaaagttaagcGTTTTACAAAATCCATGGAATTGCCCCCATGGTAGACCAACgatcaaatatattatcaacaACATTGAAGtacaaaaatgttatacaaattattatttaaaattatatgaagaAATAGCAAATTTAAggataacaaaaaattatgaaggttacaaacatatatttcatgatcacattttctttttaattatgtCCACAAAACCAATGCTTGGACCTGTTCTGAAGTTTCAGTAA